TGGGCGTGCCCCGGCGTCTGGCCCTCGACCTCGCTGCCCTGCAGGAACGCTACTACGCCTTGCACCGCCTGCTGCATCCGGATCGTTTCCAGACCGGGGCGCAGTCGGCACGTGTCGCCAGCCTGCGCAACACGGCGGCGGTTAACCGCGCCTTTGCCACCTTGCGCGACCCGATCGATCGCGGTCTTTACTGGCTGGCACTGCACGGAGAAAGCGTAGGCGCCGGCAACAACCGGGTGCCCCCGGCGCTCGCGGCTCTCGTGTTCGAAACTCAGGAGCAGTTGGAAGAACTGCGGGCGGCGCGAGAAACGCCAGCCGCCGAAGGGCTCGCGGCCGCCGTGCGCACCACCCGCGCCGAGCTGGTAGCGCAACGCGACACCCTGCTCGAGCTCCTGCAGGCGAACTTCGTCGCCTGGGACGCCGGCGGAGATGCGGCCACCCTGCACCGCGAGCTCAAGAGCCTGCTCTCCGATCTCGCCTACCTGGGCACGCTTCTGCGCGATATCGACAGAGAACTGGAGCGCTGATGGACCGTATCTTCGGCATCGATCTCGGCACGACCAACAGCCTGATCGCTTACTCCGACAACGGCGTCCCGCGGGTCATCGCCGATCCCGAAACCGGGGCCGCCCTGCTGCCTTCGGTGGTGTCGTTTCCGACCCCGGACGCAGCGATCGTCGGCGCCGAGGCGCGGGCGCTCGCCATCCGCCATCCGCTCGCCACGCTGGCCTCCGTGAAGCGCTTCATGGGCCTCGGCATGGAACACGTCACCGAGGAAGATCGCCGGCACTACGCCTTCGACGCGGAGGCCGGGAGAGATCTGGTGCGGTTCCGTGTCGGCGACCGGACCTACACGCCCCCGGAGATCTCGGCCCTCATCCTGAAAGAGCTCAAGCGCCGCGCCGAGGCCGCCCTCGGCGAGACGGTGCGTCGGGTCGTCATCACCGTCCCGGCTTACTTCAACGACAGCCAGCGTCAGGCCACACGCGATGCCGGACGTCTGGCCGGACTCGAAGTCCTGCGGCTGGTAAACGAACCTACCGCTGCCTCTCTCGCCTACGGACTCGACAAGCGCAATCAAGGAGTGATCGCCGTCTACGACCTTGGCGGCGGCACCTTCGACATATCCATCCTCCGTCTCCAGGGCGGCATCTTCGAGGTACTGGCCACTGCCGGAGATACGCGGCTCGGGGGCGACGACATGGACCGGCGCCTCGCCCGCACTCTTCTCGCCGCCCTGCCCGCCCCCGTCCAGGGCGACCCGGACGTCGTCCGCCAGGCACTGGTCGTCGCCGAACGCGCCAAAGTCGAGCTGACGACCGCGGCCACCGCGACCATGGAGTTGCGCGCCGGTGACCATGTGGCCCGCCGCACTCTGACCCGCACCGAGTTCGAAACGGAGATCGAAGACATCGTCGGCCGCACCCTGAACCCGTGCCGGCAGGCGCTTAAGGACGCCGGCATCGGCCCCGGCGATCTCGACGAGGTGGTGCTCGTCGGCGGGGCGACCCGCGTCCCCGCCGTGCGGCACGCGGTGGAAAGCCTGTTCGGGTGCGTACCGCACACGGAGCTGGACCCCGACCAGGTCGTGGCGCTCGGCGCCGCGGTTCAGGCCGGCGTCCTGTCGGGCGGGCACCGGGACATGCTGTTGCTGGACGTCGTGCCGCTGTCGCTGGGGTTGGAAACCGTCGGCGGGGTCATGGAGCGCATCGTCGAGAGGAACACGACGATACCGGTTACCGCAACCCAGGTCTTCACCACGTTCGTCGACAATCAGACCGCCGTCGACTTTCACGTCCTGCAGGGCGAGCGCGAACTGGTCAAAGACAATCGCAGTCTGGCGCGCTTCAAGCTGCGCGGTATCGCACCGGCGCCGGCCGGCCTGCCACGCATCGAAGTGACGTTCATGATCGACGCCAACGGCATCCTGAACGTCACCGCCCGCGATCAGCAGACAGGACGCGAGACGTCGATCGACGTCAAGCCGTCGTACGGTCTGACCGACGAGCAGATCGAGGCCATGCTCGAGGCATCGATCGATCACGCCGAGGAGGACGTGGCAGCGCGGCTGCTCATCGAGGCCCGCAACGACGCCGAGGGGATCCTGCGGCACACGCGGCGCGCCCTCGCCCAGACCGCCGTCTCGGGAGACGAGCGCCGGGGCATCGATGCCGCGGTCGCCGAGCTCGAGACCGCCATGGCCGGCACGGATTACAACCGCATCCGCGAACTCACCGATGCCGTGAACCGGGCCACCATGCCGCTCGCGCAGCGCATCATGGACGGCTCGATCACGGAAGCACTGACCCACAAGCGGGTCGAGGAGGTCGCCTGACGGCGGCCCGGGAGAAAGGCCGGACACCGATGGGATTGCGCTGGGAAGACAGCGAAGAGATCGCCATTCGGCTGGCGGAGGCGCATCCGGATGTCGATCCGTTGACCGTGCGTTTCACCGATCTCCACCGCTGGGTGACGGCCCTCGCTGGCTTCGAGGACGACGCTCACGGCTCGAGCGAAGCCAGGTTGGAAGCGATTCAGATGGCCTGGCTCGAAGAATGGCGCGACGCGCAGGATTGAGGGAAACGTCACCAATGATGCAAGTCAGTCGCAAAGTAGATTACGCACTCCGCGCCACCATCTATCTGTGCCTGCAGTCGCCGGAGCGGCCCGTCTCCGTCAAGGAGATCGCCGCCCGGCGCCGCATACCGCAGAAGTTCCTGGAGAAGATCATTCAGGATTTGATCAGGGCCGGCATCGTGCACTCGCACCGGGGCGCCCACGGGGGTTACACCCTGGCGCGGAACCCGGCCGCGGTCTCGTTTCGCGACGTGATCGAGGCCGTGGAAGGGCCGATTTCCATTAACTGGTGCCTCAACGACCACACCGGGTGTTCGATGCTCCCGAGCTGCAACATGCAGCGCATCTGGGAAGAGGGTCAGAGGCGCATGCTGGAATTCTTCGCAGATACCTCACTGGCCGATTTGACGCCGAAACGTTCCGGAGCGCTGCTGAATACTCCGGAGCAGGCCGCCGTCTAATCGGGCATCTCGATCGGAGGCTGGTAATGTCCCTGAACGTCGTTCCCGACACTCACGCGTACCTGCTTCAACCCGACTCCGTCCTGCCGGCGCAGTACTTCAGTGGGCGCCGGTCGCGCGGCACCCACGACGCCGAGCACGAGCTTGTAGTGGCCGTCCTGCAGGACGCCATCGACTGTTTTCAGAAACACCTGTTCGCCCGCGAGCGTAAGGCTCGCCAACTGTACGTCGACGCGGAAGCCTGGATCATGTCCGACGACCGTCGCTGGCCGTTCTCGTTCGAGAACATCTGCGATCTGTTGGACATCGACGCGCCCGGCCTGCGCGCGGGACTGCTGCGCTGGAAGGCGGCACGCCTGCAGGCGGCGAGCCGCGAGAAGATAGTGCAGTTGGAACCGCGCCGCCCGGCGGAACGGGCGGCGCCCCGGCCGCGCCGGGCTCGATCCTGATCGGGTCCCGGCGCCACGGACCATGCATTGCCGGGCGCCGGACGGCACGTTCCGCCGGTTGCGCTCACGGCCAACGCCTTGGAAGGCGACCGCGAACGGTGCTTCGCCGCCGGCGCGGACGACCACCTGGCCAAGCCGT
This Candidatus Binatia bacterium DNA region includes the following protein-coding sequences:
- a CDS encoding Rrf2 family transcriptional regulator; this translates as MMQVSRKVDYALRATIYLCLQSPERPVSVKEIAARRRIPQKFLEKIIQDLIRAGIVHSHRGAHGGYTLARNPAAVSFRDVIEAVEGPISINWCLNDHTGCSMLPSCNMQRIWEEGQRRMLEFFADTSLADLTPKRSGALLNTPEQAAV
- the iscX gene encoding Fe-S cluster assembly protein IscX is translated as MGLRWEDSEEIAIRLAEAHPDVDPLTVRFTDLHRWVTALAGFEDDAHGSSEARLEAIQMAWLEEWRDAQD
- the hscA gene encoding Fe-S protein assembly chaperone HscA translates to MDRIFGIDLGTTNSLIAYSDNGVPRVIADPETGAALLPSVVSFPTPDAAIVGAEARALAIRHPLATLASVKRFMGLGMEHVTEEDRRHYAFDAEAGRDLVRFRVGDRTYTPPEISALILKELKRRAEAALGETVRRVVITVPAYFNDSQRQATRDAGRLAGLEVLRLVNEPTAASLAYGLDKRNQGVIAVYDLGGGTFDISILRLQGGIFEVLATAGDTRLGGDDMDRRLARTLLAALPAPVQGDPDVVRQALVVAERAKVELTTAATATMELRAGDHVARRTLTRTEFETEIEDIVGRTLNPCRQALKDAGIGPGDLDEVVLVGGATRVPAVRHAVESLFGCVPHTELDPDQVVALGAAVQAGVLSGGHRDMLLLDVVPLSLGLETVGGVMERIVERNTTIPVTATQVFTTFVDNQTAVDFHVLQGERELVKDNRSLARFKLRGIAPAPAGLPRIEVTFMIDANGILNVTARDQQTGRETSIDVKPSYGLTDEQIEAMLEASIDHAEEDVAARLLIEARNDAEGILRHTRRALAQTAVSGDERRGIDAAVAELETAMAGTDYNRIRELTDAVNRATMPLAQRIMDGSITEALTHKRVEEVA